The genomic window CGAGAAGCAAATGTTCTGAAAAAACTCCAGCATCCACAGATTCCGCATTTTCACGCCTCGCTACAAGTGAAGATAGGCACTAAAGATTTTTTCTTTCTAGTACAAGATTATGTGGATGGTGACAATTACTACCAATTATTAGAACAGCGTCAGAGTCAAGGAAAGACCTTCAGTGAAGAGGAAGTAATCATCCTACTGCAACAGATTTTACCTGTGTTATCCTACATCCACTCACAAGATGTGGTTCACCGTGATATCACTCCTGATAATCTGATTTGGCGGCGTTCTGATCATCTGCCAGTGCTGATTGATTTTGGTGGTGTCAAGCAATTGCCAGCTTCTCAAGGTTTTTGGCAGACTAGGTTGGTTGGAAATAACACTTTGCTGGGTAAAAAGGGCTACGCCCCAGAAGAACAGCTACGGCAGGGAAAAGTATTTCTCAGTAGTGATTTATATTCTTTGGCGGTAACATCATTGGTGTTGCTCACAGGGAAAGAACCGCAAAAATTATACGACAGCTATCAGGGAATTTGGGGATGGGCAAAGGAAATTCAAGTTAGTCCCCAACTGGAAGCGGTGTTAAAAAAGATGCTGGCTTATAAACCGAGCGATCGCTATCAACGAGCCGAGCAAATCCTCAAAGATTTACCATCGCCAACTGCTACTAAACCCACAGGTAATTATATTAGCGCCAAGATCAAGACGATGGTAGTTGCTCCGGGAAGACAACGTGCCAGTGCTGTTGTGAGTGGATTCCAGAGCAAAACCCAAGCGATTGCTAAACCGATATCTTGGCCTGTTTGGATTCGCCCTTTTGTGATGAGTTTAGGGGGAACAGCTTTAGTTGGATTAACTTTGGCGGTAGGAAATGCAGTCATTCGGAGCGTATCTTCAATTACTATCCCATCAATTTCATTACCGCAAATTCCACAATTCCCAAATCCGAGCAGCAAACCAGTCAGCGACAAAGGAAAAAATAGTGACCTCCAGGAAATTGTCAGTCGTAGCCAACAGCTAGAAATTACTAAAGGGTTTTTTATTCCCTTCGTAGATAATTTATTTTATACAAACAAACCAGAATTAAAGGGACGTAGCTTGACATCTAAACCTGAAGATGCTGGTTTACGAGATGAATGGTCTGGTATCGCTGACGATTTATTGAATAAACTAGAACAGGCTAACCTCAGTACAGAATCTCGTCGTAAATTGGGTAAATATACTGCACAAGATTACGAAACATGGAGACGACAAGCACGAG from Nostoc sp. UHCC 0926 includes these protein-coding regions:
- a CDS encoding serine/threonine-protein kinase, which produces MQLYCSKQHTNNGSNRFCIHCGEPLPLAVGQVVDNRYQIIRHLGQGGFGRTYLAEDRSKSHQTCVLKEFAPQVQEQQDLQKAKELFEREANVLKKLQHPQIPHFHASLQVKIGTKDFFFLVQDYVDGDNYYQLLEQRQSQGKTFSEEEVIILLQQILPVLSYIHSQDVVHRDITPDNLIWRRSDHLPVLIDFGGVKQLPASQGFWQTRLVGNNTLLGKKGYAPEEQLRQGKVFLSSDLYSLAVTSLVLLTGKEPQKLYDSYQGIWGWAKEIQVSPQLEAVLKKMLAYKPSDRYQRAEQILKDLPSPTATKPTGNYISAKIKTMVVAPGRQRASAVVSGFQSKTQAIAKPISWPVWIRPFVMSLGGTALVGLTLAVGNAVIRSVSSITIPSISLPQIPQFPNPSSKPVSDKGKNSDLQEIVSRSQQLEITKGFFIPFVDNLFYTNKPELKGRSLTSKPEDAGLRDEWSGIADDLLNKLEQANLSTESRRKLGKYTAQDYETWRRQARAGQFGNYTINQLNKETNEKFDRLFPGQQRGKLNQQTFGQIWYAIAADQVSKVQK